From one Mya arenaria isolate MELC-2E11 chromosome 4, ASM2691426v1 genomic stretch:
- the LOC128231043 gene encoding uncharacterized protein LOC128231043, protein MEKLMLSLLDTFAAPGQFSVQHQGLHNHMNISSDSDSDDNAQDMPHFLQAHSANLLPGNGVHFTEPISTPIINQIPKSTRKDIWTNRFVDFASLLPSTTSPATPQYTLQLDNNSNISFQPTSRSRKITSIDTWTTAFIRFTAIYTAKFPFETAQLMKYAEIVRDIASRRPGLAFLNYDSQFRMLRQSVLLPWDRLHTEFWLMACTSFQQPTPVLSSPPNYNKHSQCRNSDCNFPHICGFCKGQHTAFNCKFSSKDEADKALNLRINPIGLVPKKAAGQFRMIHHLSYPKGSSVNDFIDEDLSTVNYSSFDDAVAHLLELGQDREIPQAGSTHGQAPHHSSRSLAPLNQAVYTLLESSLAPSTKSSYQNALKHYHVFHHTFYAQTPLLPVSAERLAQFIARYDSLTPRPDSLRLESDSLRLQSFHYMSYVDNYLTV, encoded by the exons ATGGAAAAACTTATGCTGTCCCTGCTGGACACCTTCGCCGCGCCAGGACAATTTTCAGTGCAACACCAGGGCCTTCACAACCATATGAACATTTCATCGGATTCAGACAGTGACGATAACGCCCAGGACATGCCACACTTTCTTCAGGCCCATTCAGCGAATTTGTTGCCAGGTAACGGTGTTCACTTCACAGAGCCAATAAGTACTCCTATCATTAATCAAATCCCCAAATCAACCCGTAAAGACATTTGGACTAACCGTTTCGTTGATTTCGCATCTCTTTTGCCTTCCACCACTTCTCCAGCCACTCCTCAATATACTTTACAGTTAGACAACAACTCCAACATCTCCTTCCAACCGACCTCACGCTCACGAAAAATAACTTCTATTGACACTTGGACAACTGCTTTCATCCGTTTCACTGCCATTTACACGGCTAAATTTCCATTTGAAACTGCCCAGCTTATGAAGTATGCTGAAATCGTGCGTGACATCGCATCCCGACGCCCAGGTCTGGCTTTCTTGAATTATGATTCTCAGTTTCGAATGCTTCGACAATCTGTCCTCCTTCCGTGGGATCGACTCCACACGGAGTTCTGGTTAATGGCCTGCACTTCCTTTCAACAGCCTACCCCAGTCCTTTCGAGCCCCCC GAACTACAACAAGCATTCTCAATGTCGCAACTCCGACTGCAACTTCCCCCACATCTGCGGTTTCTGTAAAGGCCAGCATACAGCGTTCAACTGCAAATTCTCCAGCAAAGACGAGGCCGACAAAGCTCTG AATTTACGCATTAACCCCATTGGTTTGGTTCCTAAAAAAGCCGCAGGTCAATTCAGGATGATTCATCACCTTAGCTACCCGAAGGGCAGTTCTGTCAACGACTTTATTGACGAGGATTTGTCTACGGTCAACTACAGTTCCTTCGATGATGCTGTCGCACACCTACTAGAACTCGGCCAAG ATCGAGAAATTCCACAGGCTGGCTCCACACATGGACAAGCACCCCACCACAGTTCCAGGTCACTTGCTCCATTGAACCAAGCGGTGTACACCCTTCTTGAATCTTCCCTGGCACCTTCCACAAAATCCAGCTATCAGAATGCTCTTAAGCACTACCACGTCTTCCACCATACATTTTATGCACAGACACCGTTACTTCCGGTTTCCGCTGAACGCCTTGCTCAATTCATTGCT CGTTATGACAGTTTAACGCCTCGACCTGACAGTTTACGGCTGGAGTCTGACAGTTTACGACTGCAGTCCTTCCATTACATGTCTTATGTAGATAATTATCTGACAGTTTAA